The following proteins come from a genomic window of Zerene cesonia ecotype Mississippi unplaced genomic scaffold, Zerene_cesonia_1.1 Zces_u007, whole genome shotgun sequence:
- the LOC119839038 gene encoding cyclin-dependent kinase 9, with product MQNVNAPREPAPVLSTSSTILNMREKEKYIEEFDFPFCDESSKYEKVAKIGQGTFGEVFKARARNSSKKFVAMKKVLMDNEKEGFPITALREIKILQLLKHENVVNLIEICRTKATLHNKYRSTFYLVFDFCEHDLAGLLSNVNVKFSLGEIKKVMQQLLNGLYYIHSNKILHRDMKAANVLITKNGVLKLADFGLARAFSVAKSGQANKYTNRVVTLWYRPPELLLGDRNYGPPVDMWGAGCIMAEMWTRSPIMQGPTEQQQLILISQLCGSCTPDVWPGVESLDLYNKMELPKGQKRKVKERLKPYVKDPYGCDLLDKLLQLDPAKRYDADTALNHDFFWTDPMPCDLANMLAQHTQSMFEYLAPPRRPGHLRHHHHVAGAQAKPNPPPQDSGYQDRVF from the exons ATGCAAAACGTAAATGCTCCACGGGAGCCAGCTCCCGTGCTAAGCACAAGTTctactatattaaatatgagggagaaagaaaaatatatagaagaatTCGATTTTCCATTCTGTGACGAGTCATCCAAATACGAAAAAGTAGCAAAAATCGGCCAGGGTACGTTCGGAGAGGTGTTCAAAGCTAGAGCTCGAAACAGCAGCAAAAAATTCGTTGCCATGAAAAAAGTTCTGATGGATAACGAAAAGGAGGGCTTTCCGATCACAGCCTTACGTGAAATAAAGATACTACAGCTGTTAAAACACGAAAATGTCGTGAATTTAATCGAAATATGTCGGACAAAGGCAACTTTACATAACAAGTATCGGTCGACGTTTTACTTGGTTTTCGATTTCTGCGAGCACGATTTGGCGGGATTATTGTCGAATGTGAACGTTAAATTCAGCTTGGGCGAGATAAAAAAGGTCATGCAACAGTTGCTGAATGGCCTGTACTATATAcacagtaataaaatattacacaggGATATGAAAGCTGCGAATGTGCTGATAACAAAGAATGGGGTGTTGAAGTTGGCCGATTTCGGGTTGGCAAGAGCCTTCAGTGTAGCTAAATCTGGgcaagcaaataaatataccaacAGAGTTGTGACACTTTGGTATAGACCTCCCGAATTGTTGTTAG GTGACCGTAACTATGGCCCCCCAGTGGACATGTGGGGCGCTGGTTGCATCATGGCTGAGATGTGGACTCGCTCGCCCATCATGCAG GGTCCAACAGAACAGCAGCAGTTGATCTTAATATCGCAGCTATGCGGCTCCTGCACGCCTGATGTGTGGCCTGGAGTGGAGAGTCTAGACTTGTACAACAAGATGGAGCTGCCGAAGGGCCAGAAGAGGAAGGTCAAG gAAAGGCTGAAGCCATATGTAAAGGACCCGTACGGTTGCGACCTGCTCGATAAGCTCCTGCAGTTGGACCCCGCTAAGAG ATACGACGCGGACACAGCGTTAAACCACGACTTCTTCTGGACGGACCCGATGCCCTGCGACCTCGCGAACATGCTGGCCCAGCACACGCAGAGCATGTTCGAGTATCTCGCTCCACCACGGAGGCCAGGCCACTTGAGGCACCATCACCATGTAGCCGGTGCCCAGGCCAAGCCGAACCCACCTCCGCAGGACTCTGGGTACCAAGACAGAGTGTTCTAG
- the LOC119839045 gene encoding zinc finger protein 93-like isoform X2, protein MILLMKQRWKLKIRNMILVVPLMICSIIIIYVKPNVIKEDVCDAEEDKYVPKKKKKQKDEKYQNICYKCKICNNTFINETTFNIHKKIHQKDMEYTCDLCKETFDTNDHLLKHKKTRHINDNDCYLCQKCKMAFSDHRSYINHRIVHLKPPYKCFECNFQFTKKNSLNAHIFMHYNIENECSICKEMVHHKKMATHLEKHNTIQCIECGKNVKKSFHSYHMLVHTGVKKYQCWYCGQGFFSSAQRAVHTRKHTGERPYSCKQCNRTFTQSVDLRRHLIQHKQSAEHYECDHCGKKYSVKQSLITHMRIHSNYKPYKCPFCSQRFHTSTYLTLHTYKKHVKENRFKCNFCNKSFKTNTDLGKHVKTKEHQKMAYKHTINV, encoded by the exons atgattTTGCTGATGAAGCAAAGGTGGAAACTGAAGATACGAAATATGATTCTCGTGGTACCATTGATGATctgttcaataattataatttacgtaaAACCAAACG TAATCAAAGAAGATGTATGTGATGCTGAAGAAGACAAATATGTACcgaaaaaaaagaagaaacaaAAAGATGAAAAGTACCAAAacatatgttataaatgtaaaatatgcaacaatacatttataaacgaAACAACATTCAATATTCATAAGAAAATTCACCAAAAAGACATGGAATATACTTGTGATCTATGCAAAGAGACGTTCGATACTAATGATCACctcttaaaacataaaaaaaccagGCACATTAACGACAATGACTGTTACCTGTGCCAGAAATGTAAAATGGCTTTCTCTGATCATCGATCTTATATAAATCACAGAATAGTCCATTTAAAACCTCCATACAAATGCTTCGAGTGCAACTTTCAATTCACAAAGAAAAACTCCCTTAACGCCCATATATTTATGCATTATAATATCGAAAATGAGTGCAGTATATGTAAGGAAATGGTACACCACAAAAAAATGGCAACACACCTGGAAAAACACAATACCATACAGTGCATTGAATGTGGAAAGAacgtaaaaaaatctttccaCAGCTATCATATGCTCGTGCACACTGGTGTCAAGAAATATCAATGTTGGTACTGCGGTCAGGGTTTCTTTTCCAGCGCACAAAGGGCAGTACACACGCGAAAACATACGGGCGAGCGACCGTACAGCTGCAAGCAATGCAACCGGACGTTCACACAGTCCGTCGATCTCAGACGGCACCTGATACAGCACAAGCAATCAGCTGAACACTATGAATGCGATCACTGCGGGAAGAAGTATTCAGTTAAACAGTCGTTAATAACACACATGCGTATCCACAGCAACTATAAGCCGTACAAGTGCCCCTTCTGCTCACAAAGATTCCACACGTCCACGTATCTGACACTGCACACATACAAGAAGCATGTGAAAGAGAACCGGTTCAAATGTAACTTCTGCAACAAAagctttaaaacaaatactgACCTTGGTAAACACGTGAAGACTAAGGAGCATCAAAAAATGGCATATAAACAtactataaatgtttaa
- the LOC119839045 gene encoding zinc finger protein 93-like isoform X1, producing the protein MSVELSNTNEIKENFVVEEDLVKGIKTDEQLIVENKYDNDFADEAKVETEDTKYDSRGTIDDLFNNYNLRKTKRTVIKEDVCDAEEDKYVPKKKKKQKDEKYQNICYKCKICNNTFINETTFNIHKKIHQKDMEYTCDLCKETFDTNDHLLKHKKTRHINDNDCYLCQKCKMAFSDHRSYINHRIVHLKPPYKCFECNFQFTKKNSLNAHIFMHYNIENECSICKEMVHHKKMATHLEKHNTIQCIECGKNVKKSFHSYHMLVHTGVKKYQCWYCGQGFFSSAQRAVHTRKHTGERPYSCKQCNRTFTQSVDLRRHLIQHKQSAEHYECDHCGKKYSVKQSLITHMRIHSNYKPYKCPFCSQRFHTSTYLTLHTYKKHVKENRFKCNFCNKSFKTNTDLGKHVKTKEHQKMAYKHTINV; encoded by the exons atgtcaGTGGAATTAAGTAAtacgaatgaaataaaagaaaactttgtAGTGGAAGAAGACTTAGTCAAAGGAATTAAAACAGATGAGCAACTAATAGTAGagaataaatatgataatgattTTGCTGATGAAGCAAAGGTGGAAACTGAAGATACGAAATATGATTCTCGTGGTACCATTGATGATctgttcaataattataatttacgtaaAACCAAACG TACAGTAATCAAAGAAGATGTATGTGATGCTGAAGAAGACAAATATGTACcgaaaaaaaagaagaaacaaAAAGATGAAAAGTACCAAAacatatgttataaatgtaaaatatgcaacaatacatttataaacgaAACAACATTCAATATTCATAAGAAAATTCACCAAAAAGACATGGAATATACTTGTGATCTATGCAAAGAGACGTTCGATACTAATGATCACctcttaaaacataaaaaaaccagGCACATTAACGACAATGACTGTTACCTGTGCCAGAAATGTAAAATGGCTTTCTCTGATCATCGATCTTATATAAATCACAGAATAGTCCATTTAAAACCTCCATACAAATGCTTCGAGTGCAACTTTCAATTCACAAAGAAAAACTCCCTTAACGCCCATATATTTATGCATTATAATATCGAAAATGAGTGCAGTATATGTAAGGAAATGGTACACCACAAAAAAATGGCAACACACCTGGAAAAACACAATACCATACAGTGCATTGAATGTGGAAAGAacgtaaaaaaatctttccaCAGCTATCATATGCTCGTGCACACTGGTGTCAAGAAATATCAATGTTGGTACTGCGGTCAGGGTTTCTTTTCCAGCGCACAAAGGGCAGTACACACGCGAAAACATACGGGCGAGCGACCGTACAGCTGCAAGCAATGCAACCGGACGTTCACACAGTCCGTCGATCTCAGACGGCACCTGATACAGCACAAGCAATCAGCTGAACACTATGAATGCGATCACTGCGGGAAGAAGTATTCAGTTAAACAGTCGTTAATAACACACATGCGTATCCACAGCAACTATAAGCCGTACAAGTGCCCCTTCTGCTCACAAAGATTCCACACGTCCACGTATCTGACACTGCACACATACAAGAAGCATGTGAAAGAGAACCGGTTCAAATGTAACTTCTGCAACAAAagctttaaaacaaatactgACCTTGGTAAACACGTGAAGACTAAGGAGCATCAAAAAATGGCATATAAACAtactataaatgtttaa